The genomic DNA TTCTTTTCATTGCCTTTGTCCTGGGGACGGAGGGTAAACAGCATGTTACGGCGATTGCAAGCCCCATTCTTGTCAGGTACATGGCAAATCACAGGTTCCCCATCCACACGCCCGTAGGTGAGGTAGAGATTGCTCAATTTACCGTTGTTTTGCGCTACTACTTCCGTCAACCGATCGCTGACCACCTTGCACCGTTCCTGGGGGGTAAACCTACCGAGGGTTGTCCGCCAGAGAATCATGGGCGGAGTCTGACGATTACCCCTGCGTGCCACTGTCGCAAAGACATTTTCTTCCTTGGCATTGCTTGACTGTACCTTGGTAGAAATACAATGGAAAGTAGTAACAGTTTGTGCTTGGGCATTGAGAGTACTAATTGTCAATGCAGCTACAGCTAGACTAGCCCATTTCATAACTTGCCCTCCTAAAACTCTACTCTCCTATATCTTAGCTATTACCACCTGAGAATTATGTGACTTTTACTGTTTACAACAAGTGATCTGGATCAAGTAGTCTCTACAGTGGCAGGGGGAAACCTAAAATCTAAATTACCGACCCTTTGACACGACTCTTGCTCAAAGCCTG from Pseudanabaenaceae cyanobacterium SKYG29 includes the following:
- a CDS encoding COP23 domain-containing protein — encoded protein: MKWASLAVAALTISTLNAQAQTVTTFHCISTKVQSSNAKEENVFATVARRGNRQTPPMILWRTTLGRFTPQERCKVVSDRLTEVVAQNNGKLSNLYLTYGRVDGEPVICHVPDKNGACNRRNMLFTLRPQDKGNEKKILEQMVSFSVTGTGSAVQQSGEQFYAAFGEEAEKMLETTAASTSTSSGI